One segment of Triticum aestivum cultivar Chinese Spring chromosome 2A, IWGSC CS RefSeq v2.1, whole genome shotgun sequence DNA contains the following:
- the LOC123188507 gene encoding uncharacterized protein, whose protein sequence is MASSLAAMPHDSAPWRDPSTSTSTSRHRRFFNVNVLIPPPRHSFSEAAATAPAEPTPRRKRIILERWAAAAAAATASEPPPPADARRRDREAELSALASATRPVAARAAVFREPSPAPSDASSTTTAGPDLPPSGPRASSLIQRWREIEAVGPVTPRASGDVTSESDGSPRGRVGCIVKKLSGAASLPEEDLEAANNELALSQSAPPSPTQLRNAVESLAVHIKGTRPPKLVVRTVRGRRAVEELVARMAHRRRRELAALAERHAVSRFGHKGRIQSMLRLKLLRHGDAINDEVWNLLRPVRPHPPKCRPEALRDDSSKTDSQDANECSPQNNRADEQHSDDRNPSAEKSTGLAIESLVNSHGSGNRQYDEKIDTKGNQYDEKIDTKGRQESSKASSFARYGDHRVVYDNQYMDDISPSTISTSCELQETPSSRGETLREEDNQSLNGSWDERALWMSSLGWPAPVDSMSPDSWHQGAIGDMENHNQIEFNDRPWIDSPNSWRSLHIATQADSRDLSGNADICNLLESKKVSNSLESDFSNKMNHLLRAILQKQRQEHMIDEFGGYYPEHLYWQQNDEPRNEDQVASAPCSLAPVSHVTAHHQDNWQHSSLEQQQHENQNLLEMEVRVRSEMAQIHHEIYELRKLAETCIASQVKMQHSIKEEVCSALREAGLMPSQPDITAKKGTCCICHEMQVDSLLYRCGHMCTCFNCADQLKSSSESCPICQSPIDDVVRAHLNF, encoded by the exons ATGGCCTCTTCCCTGGCCGCCATGCCCCACGACTCCGCGCCATGGAGGgacccctccacctccacctccacctccaggcACAGGCGCTTCTTCAACGTCAACGTCCTCATACCGCCGCCGCGCCACTCCTTCTCCgaggccgccgccaccgcgcccgccGAGCCCACGCCCAGGCGCAAGCGGATTATATTGGAGCGCTGggcggccgccgctgccgccgccacggcctccgagccgccgcctcccgccgatgCGCGCCGCCGCGACAGGGAGGCCGAGCTGTCCGCGCTCGCCTCGGCcacccgccccgtcgccgcccgcgccgccgtcttCCGTGAGCCCTCGCCTGCGCCGTCCGACGCCTCCTCCACGACCACTGCCGGCCCGGACCTGCCGCCGTCGGGCCCGCGGGCGTCCTCGCTCATCCAGCGCTGGCGCGAGATCGAGGCCGTGGGGCCCGTCACGCCCCGCGCCTCGGGCGACGTCACCTCTGAATCCGATGGCTCGCCACGCGGCCGCGTCGGATGCATCGTCAAGAAGCTCAGCGGGGCTGCCTCGCTGCCGGAGGAGGACCTGGAGGCCGCCAATAACGAGCTCGCGCTCTCGCAGTCCGCGCCCCCGTCGCCGACCCAGCTGCGCAACGCAGTCGAGTCGCTCGCCGTTCATATCAAGGGCACTCGGCCGCCCAAGCTGGTGGTCAGGACGGTACGCGGGCGCCGCGCAGTGGAGGAGCTTGTCGCTCGGATGGCACATCGTCGCAGGCGAGAGCTCGCCGCGCTCGCGGAGCGACACGCCGTCTCTCGCTTCGGGCACAAAGGCAGGATCCAG TCCATGCTTCGTCTAAAGCTATTGCGTCATGGAGACGCAATTAACGATGAAGTGTGGAATCTACTAAGACCTGTTAGGCCACACCCACCAAAATGCAGACCTGAGGCATTGAG AGATGATAGCAGCAAGACAGATTCACAAGATGCAAATGAATGCAGTCCGCAAAATAATAG GGCTGATGAACAACATAGTGATGATAGAAATCCATCTGCGGAGAAGTCTACCGGGCTAGCGATTGAGAGCCTTGTTAACTCCCACGGTTCAGGAAATCGACAATATGATGAGAAGATAGACACAAAGGGCAATCAATATGATGAGAAGATAGACACAAAGGGAAGACAAGAAAGTTCTAAAGCTTCAAGCTTTGCAAGGTACGGTGATCATCGTGTTGTCTACGATAATCAATATATGGATGATATCTCCCCAAGTACTATAAGCACATCGTGTGAACTTCAAGAAACTCCTTCATCAAGAGGTGAAACTTTACGAGAAGAAGACAACCAAAGTCTGAATGGTTCTTGGGACGAGAGAGCACTATGGATGAGCAGTCTTGGTTGGCCCGCACCAGTAGATTCCATGAGTCCGGACAGCTGGCATCAGGGTGCAATTGGGGATATGGAGAACCATAATCAGATTGAATTTAATGATCGGCCTTGGATAGACTCCCCTAACTCATGGAGATCATTGCATATTGCCACACAAGCAGACAGTCGAGATTTGTCTGGCAATGCTGATATTTGTAATCTTCTTGAGAG CAAAAAGGTCTCAAATTCCCTTGAGAGTGATTTTAGCAATAAAATGAACCATCTCCTGAGAGCAATTCTGCAGAAGCAAAGACAAGAACACATGATTGATGAATTTGGGGGTTACTATCCAGAACACTTATACTGGCAACAGAATGATGAACCCCGGAATGAAGATCAGGTGGCATCTGCACCGTGTTCATTAGCACCTGTCTCCCATGTCACAGCCCACCACCAAGACAATTGGCAGCACTCATCATTAGAACAACAACAACATGAAAATCAAAATTTGCTT GAAATGGAGGTCAGGGTAAGAAGTGAAATGGCCCagattcatcatgaaatatatGAACTACGTAAGTTGGCAGAAACTTGTATTGCATCCCAAGTAAAGATGCAGCATTCCATTAAAGAAGAGGTGTGCAGCGCACTTCGCGAAGCTG GGTTGATGCCAAGCCAGCCTGACATAACAGCAAAAAAGGGCACGTGCTGCATCTGCCATGAGATGCAAGTTGACTCTTTACTTTACAG GTGTGGCCATATGTGCACCTGCTTCAACTGTGCTGATCAGCTGAAATCGAGCAGCGAGAGTTGCCCAATCTGTCAATCTCCTATCGACGATGTTGTTCGGGCTCACCTGAATTTTTGA